From one Bradyrhizobium sp. Ash2021 genomic stretch:
- a CDS encoding GYD domain-containing protein, with protein sequence MKYVMLGNLSPEWASKQSERIGKAKAKLDKLGIKIESIHYTQGYYDFVDIVDAPNPGAMLAFSVWYATQGLGRIQSMPAFDAKSFETAIKDAAG encoded by the coding sequence ATGAAATATGTGATGCTTGGTAATCTGAGCCCGGAGTGGGCAAGCAAGCAATCGGAGCGGATCGGCAAGGCCAAGGCAAAGCTCGACAAGTTGGGCATCAAGATCGAGTCGATCCACTACACGCAGGGCTACTACGATTTCGTCGACATCGTCGATGCCCCAAATCCGGGGGCGATGCTCGCGTTCTCCGTCTGGTACGCGACCCAGGGTCTCGGGCGGATTCAAAGTATGCCGGCCTTCGACGCAAAGAGCTTCGAAACCGCCATCAAGGACGCCGCGGGCTAG
- a CDS encoding tripartite tricarboxylate transporter substrate binding protein: MNLRRRQFLHLAAAAAALPAVSGFAWAQTYPSRPVRIIVGFAAGGPNDILARLIGQWLSERLGQPFVIENRAGAGSNIATEAVVRAPPDGYTLLLVGTPNAINATLYDNLNFSFIRDIAPVAGLIRGALVMVVNPSVPAKTLPEFIAYAKANPGKLSYGSGGVGGITHITAELFKQEAGGLDIVHVPYRGVTPALTDLLGGQVQVLFTNLALLIGYIGTGKLRALAITTATRSEALPDIPTVGEFVPGYEASSVFGLGAPRNTPTEIIDKLNREIHAALADPGFKARLAHLDGTALGGSPADFGKLIADETGKWGKVIRLANIKPD; encoded by the coding sequence ATGAACCTTCGACGCCGCCAATTTCTGCATCTGGCAGCCGCCGCCGCGGCCCTCCCTGCCGTATCGGGCTTCGCCTGGGCGCAAACCTATCCGTCGCGACCGGTGCGCATCATCGTCGGATTTGCCGCCGGCGGCCCGAACGACATCCTCGCACGTCTGATCGGTCAATGGTTGTCGGAGCGGCTCGGCCAGCCATTCGTCATTGAGAACCGGGCAGGCGCAGGCAGCAATATCGCCACCGAGGCGGTCGTGCGCGCGCCTCCGGACGGTTACACGCTGCTCCTGGTCGGTACGCCGAACGCGATCAATGCGACGCTTTACGACAACCTCAATTTCAGTTTCATTCGCGACATCGCGCCCGTCGCGGGCCTCATCCGCGGCGCCCTCGTCATGGTGGTAAATCCCTCGGTTCCGGCCAAGACGCTTCCCGAATTCATCGCCTATGCCAAAGCGAATCCGGGCAAGCTCTCCTACGGGTCGGGCGGCGTCGGCGGGATCACCCACATCACCGCCGAGCTATTCAAGCAAGAGGCCGGCGGCCTCGACATTGTGCACGTGCCCTATCGCGGCGTGACGCCCGCGCTCACCGATCTGCTCGGCGGGCAGGTGCAGGTCCTCTTTACTAACCTCGCCTTATTGATTGGGTATATCGGGACCGGCAAGCTGCGCGCGCTCGCAATAACTACGGCGACGCGCTCGGAGGCGCTGCCGGACATCCCGACCGTAGGCGAGTTCGTTCCTGGCTACGAGGCAAGCTCGGTCTTTGGTCTCGGAGCGCCCAGGAACACGCCCACCGAGATCATCGACAAGCTCAACAGGGAGATCCACGCCGCACTCGCCGATCCCGGGTTCAAGGCGCGGCTTGCCCACCTGGATGGCACCGCGCTTGGCGGCTCGCCCGCCGATTTCGGCAAACTCATCGCCGACGAAACCGGGAAGTGGGGCAAAGTAATCCGGCTGGCCAATATCAAGCCGGATTGA
- a CDS encoding cupin domain-containing protein translates to MQPLNAAGRTYEVERRAYHAARPGFRIAEMQIGPTQTVPWHYHTETQDTFYVINGTIRVFTREPEEEVCLTVGMTYSVRPGRPHLVANAGDTSAVFLVLQRMGEHDFVLLT, encoded by the coding sequence ATGCAGCCGCTCAACGCCGCAGGCCGGACGTATGAAGTTGAACGTCGCGCCTATCACGCTGCTCGGCCCGGTTTCCGCATCGCCGAGATGCAGATCGGTCCGACCCAAACGGTACCTTGGCATTACCACACGGAAACGCAGGATACGTTCTACGTCATCAACGGAACGATACGTGTTTTTACGCGCGAGCCGGAAGAAGAGGTGTGCCTGACGGTCGGTATGACCTATTCTGTTCGTCCGGGACGTCCTCACCTTGTCGCTAATGCCGGTGACACCTCAGCCGTATTTCTGGTCTTGCAGAGGATGGGCGAGCACGATTTTGTCCTGCTCACCTGA
- a CDS encoding metallophosphoesterase, which yields MDKDILRKLEERLGPLHARQRLGIEADHEAQVFGQGLTFFHLENLYLAPAIIRNALKLTGLYWRARRNAERIIVRRNDVKFAALPSVFDRYVILHISDLHVDMNEVAMRNLIQLVGSLQYDLCVLTGDYRGKTFGPFEAAIEGVAKLRAHLKPPIYGVLGNHDTIQMVPAMEAMGIRMLLNECEVIARGDQRIFLAGIDDAHFFRVDNIEKAASQIPDGEFSILLSHTPEVYRQAAHANFNLMLSGHTHGGQICLPGSVPIKLEAMLPRRMGAGAWQYQNMSGYTSVGAGSSVVPVRLNCPPEITLHCLRRG from the coding sequence ATGGACAAGGATATCTTACGCAAACTGGAGGAACGTCTCGGGCCGCTCCACGCAAGACAGCGATTGGGGATCGAGGCGGATCACGAAGCACAAGTCTTTGGCCAGGGGCTTACCTTCTTTCATTTAGAGAACTTGTATCTGGCGCCCGCGATAATTCGAAATGCGCTGAAGCTAACGGGCCTCTATTGGCGTGCTCGCCGGAATGCAGAACGGATTATTGTTCGGCGAAACGACGTGAAGTTTGCGGCGCTACCGTCGGTTTTCGACCGCTACGTCATTCTGCATATCAGCGACCTGCATGTGGACATGAATGAGGTTGCGATGCGGAACCTGATCCAACTGGTCGGCAGTCTGCAATACGATCTGTGTGTTCTAACCGGCGATTATCGAGGAAAGACTTTTGGACCGTTCGAGGCGGCCATAGAGGGCGTAGCAAAACTGCGAGCTCATCTAAAGCCGCCGATCTATGGTGTGCTCGGCAACCACGATACAATTCAAATGGTTCCGGCGATGGAAGCGATGGGAATACGGATGCTGCTCAACGAATGTGAAGTGATCGCGCGCGGCGATCAGCGCATCTTTCTGGCCGGCATCGATGACGCGCACTTCTTTCGGGTCGATAATATCGAAAAAGCGGCGTCGCAGATCCCCGATGGTGAGTTTTCTATATTGTTGTCGCATACACCGGAAGTGTATCGCCAGGCTGCGCATGCTAATTTCAACCTGATGCTGAGCGGACATACCCATGGTGGTCAGATCTGTCTGCCCGGATCTGTTCCGATCAAGCTGGAGGCAATGTTGCCGCGGCGAATGGGGGCGGGAGCCTGGCAGTATCAAAACATGAGCGGCTACACTTCTGTAGGTGCGGGATCGAGCGTCGTTCCTGTGCGCCTGAACTGCCCGCCGGAAATCACCCTGCATTGCCTTCGGCGCGGCTGA
- a CDS encoding phasin family protein, with the protein MPTEAPSIVAVAPTDNRPIIIQTIANAYRDYTRKAFQETISFIEKLMGVRSFDKAIEVQTEFARQAYADFVAESQNICELYSELAMQFFKPWEGFAAKATQAGR; encoded by the coding sequence ATGCCGACGGAGGCCCCCTCAATCGTCGCAGTTGCGCCGACGGACAACCGTCCAATCATCATTCAAACGATCGCGAATGCCTACCGGGATTACACCAGGAAGGCGTTCCAGGAGACCATCTCCTTTATCGAGAAGCTCATGGGCGTGCGGTCGTTCGACAAGGCGATCGAGGTTCAGACCGAATTCGCAAGGCAGGCTTATGCGGACTTTGTCGCTGAGTCGCAGAATATTTGTGAACTCTACAGCGAACTTGCGATGCAGTTCTTCAAGCCATGGGAAGGCTTCGCGGCCAAGGCGACCCAAGCCGGGCGCTAG
- a CDS encoding LysR family transcriptional regulator → MHFDLVDLRLFLHVAEAGSITAGAEHAGLSLASASARVRGMEEQAGASLLERGHRGVELTPAGRTLLHHARLVTGQMERMRGELGEYARGLKGHVRLLANTAAAAEFLPEMLAAFLAANPSVDVDLDERPSPEVARAVAEGLAEIGIAADHADFSGLVAMPFRTDRLMLVVPRGHKLANRGRVAFVEALGSEFVGLSGDSALGGHLEEHAARTGALVRTRIRVRGLDAACRMVALGAGVAVIPEAAARRWTGEGALSLVQLEDPWAERRLMVIVQRLDTLPSHARRLAEHLAAA, encoded by the coding sequence ATGCACTTTGATCTAGTCGACTTGCGCCTGTTCCTCCATGTGGCCGAGGCGGGAAGCATCACGGCGGGTGCCGAACACGCCGGCCTTTCCCTGGCGTCGGCGAGCGCGCGGGTGCGGGGCATGGAAGAGCAGGCCGGCGCGTCGCTGCTGGAGCGCGGCCACCGCGGCGTCGAGCTGACGCCGGCGGGCCGGACGCTGTTACATCACGCGCGGCTGGTGACAGGTCAGATGGAGCGGATGCGAGGCGAGCTTGGCGAGTACGCCCGCGGGCTCAAAGGACACGTGCGGTTGCTCGCCAACACCGCGGCCGCGGCGGAATTCCTGCCCGAAATGCTCGCGGCCTTCCTCGCCGCGAACCCGAGCGTGGACGTGGACCTCGACGAGCGGCCGAGCCCCGAGGTCGCGCGCGCCGTCGCTGAAGGGCTGGCGGAAATCGGTATCGCAGCCGACCACGCCGACTTCTCGGGTCTCGTGGCCATGCCCTTCCGCACCGACCGGCTCATGCTGGTTGTGCCCCGCGGACACAAGCTCGCCAACCGGGGACGAGTCGCCTTCGTCGAGGCGTTAGGCAGTGAGTTCGTGGGCCTCTCAGGCGACAGCGCGCTCGGCGGGCATTTGGAGGAGCATGCCGCGCGGACGGGCGCGCTGGTGCGAACGCGCATACGGGTGCGCGGGCTGGATGCAGCCTGCCGCATGGTCGCGCTTGGCGCCGGCGTCGCCGTGATCCCCGAAGCTGCGGCGCGGCGGTGGACGGGAGAGGGAGCGCTCTCCCTCGTCCAGCTGGAGGACCCCTGGGCCGAACGCCGTTTGATGGTGATCGTGCAGCGGCTCGACACGCTGCCATCCCATGCGCGGCGTCTCGCGGAGCACCTTGCGGCAGCATGA
- a CDS encoding sulfite exporter TauE/SafE family protein, whose protein sequence is MTDLLPHIMLITGTFILAGLVKGVTGLGLPTVSMGLLGLAMSPVQAAALLLVPSLVTNLWQLFTGPRFGALLRRLWGMMLGVVVGTLAGSGLIAGTAGHATTAALGGALALYGGVGLRKPRLRVPAAAEPWAGPLAGVVTGLVTGATGVFVVPAVPYLGSLALERDDLVQALGLSFTISTLALAAGLAWHGALHMGATGASLLALVPALAGMVLGGWLRARVRPETFRLGFFAGLLVLGGELLLRGLT, encoded by the coding sequence ATGACGGATCTCCTACCCCATATCATGCTCATCACCGGCACCTTTATTCTGGCAGGGCTGGTGAAAGGCGTCACGGGTCTCGGCCTGCCGACCGTCTCCATGGGCCTCCTTGGCCTGGCGATGTCGCCGGTCCAGGCGGCGGCGCTGCTGCTTGTGCCTTCACTTGTGACGAATCTCTGGCAGCTCTTCACCGGACCCCGCTTCGGCGCTCTGCTGCGCCGCCTCTGGGGCATGATGCTTGGTGTCGTTGTCGGCACGCTCGCAGGGTCGGGACTGATCGCCGGCACGGCAGGGCACGCGACGACTGCCGCACTCGGCGGCGCTCTCGCGCTCTACGGCGGCGTCGGACTCCGCAAGCCGCGCCTGCGAGTGCCGGCAGCGGCCGAGCCCTGGGCCGGCCCCCTGGCGGGTGTGGTGACCGGACTGGTCACCGGAGCGACAGGCGTCTTCGTTGTCCCTGCCGTCCCTTATCTCGGCTCGCTCGCGCTGGAACGAGACGACCTCGTTCAGGCGCTCGGCCTGTCCTTCACCATTTCCACACTGGCGCTCGCCGCTGGCCTTGCCTGGCACGGCGCACTGCACATGGGAGCCACGGGTGCCTCGTTGCTTGCGCTCGTGCCGGCGCTCGCTGGCATGGTGCTGGGCGGTTGGCTCCGCGCACGGGTGCGGCCCGAGACCTTCCGACTTGGCTTCTTCGCCGGCCTGCTGGTGCTGGGGGGCGAACTCTTGCTGCGGGGATTGACATGA
- a CDS encoding aspartate/glutamate racemase family protein, with amino-acid sequence MRITLVHALKHSIVPVETAFAKLWPEARLMNLLDDSLSADLAREGRLSEAMTERFLELGRYAAGTGADGILFTCSAFGPCIEAVARAHAPMPVLKPNEAMIEQAVARGRRIGLLSTFPPTLASMPPEFPASIEIVPKLAEGALAALDRGDRAEHDRLVSEASKDLRDCDLIALAQYSLAPAAAMVAEATGRPILTTPDSAVLKLKGMLSGG; translated from the coding sequence ATGCGCATCACCCTCGTCCATGCCCTGAAACATTCGATCGTGCCGGTCGAGACCGCGTTCGCAAAACTTTGGCCGGAAGCGCGTCTGATGAATTTGCTCGACGACAGCCTGTCGGCCGATCTGGCGCGCGAGGGCCGGCTCTCCGAGGCGATGACCGAACGCTTTTTGGAATTGGGGCGCTATGCCGCCGGCACCGGCGCCGATGGCATCCTTTTCACCTGCTCGGCGTTCGGCCCCTGCATCGAAGCCGTGGCCCGCGCGCACGCGCCGATGCCGGTGCTCAAGCCCAATGAGGCGATGATCGAACAGGCCGTCGCACGAGGCCGCAGAATCGGCTTGCTGTCGACGTTTCCGCCGACATTGGCGTCGATGCCGCCGGAATTCCCCGCTTCCATCGAGATCGTGCCAAAGCTGGCGGAGGGCGCTTTGGCGGCGCTCGACCGCGGCGACCGCGCCGAGCACGATCGCCTGGTGTCGGAGGCGTCAAAGGATCTGCGCGATTGCGATCTGATCGCGCTGGCCCAGTACAGCCTGGCGCCGGCGGCGGCCATGGTCGCCGAGGCAACCGGACGACCGATCCTCACGACGCCGGACAGCGCGGTGCTGAAATTGAAAGGGATGCTTTCAGGGGGCTAG
- a CDS encoding CDP-archaeol synthase → MHFLLILQLLALLTLANGTPIVAKKIFGLRFARPLDGGIKFLDRRPLFGHSKTIRGITASILITTASAPLIGLDLTIGAIVAGAAMAGDLFSSFVKRRLNFPPSSQALCLDQVPESLFPMLACRDLLSLTIADIALGVGIFFIGELILSRLLYKVHVRDEPY, encoded by the coding sequence ATGCATTTTTTGCTCATACTGCAGTTATTGGCGCTACTGACGTTGGCCAACGGCACGCCGATCGTCGCAAAGAAGATATTTGGCCTGCGTTTTGCTCGCCCGCTGGATGGCGGAATAAAATTTCTTGATCGGCGGCCGTTGTTTGGTCACTCGAAAACCATTCGCGGCATCACGGCTTCGATCCTCATTACGACGGCAAGCGCCCCGCTTATCGGCCTGGATTTGACCATCGGCGCTATCGTGGCAGGCGCGGCAATGGCGGGGGACCTGTTCTCCAGTTTCGTGAAGCGCCGCCTGAACTTTCCGCCGAGCAGCCAGGCGCTCTGCCTCGATCAGGTGCCCGAATCCTTATTTCCGATGCTGGCATGCCGCGATCTACTTTCCTTGACGATCGCAGACATAGCGCTTGGCGTCGGGATCTTTTTTATCGGCGAGCTAATTCTGTCCCGCCTTCTATACAAGGTCCACGTGCGCGATGAACCATATTAG
- a CDS encoding universal stress protein: MYRKVLLAYDGSIEGRRALREGAKLAQLCRSEVFLLAVVEISSIMTPEAGLAIPIEQQADDYKAILNEGSERLKALGFSPTSRLEVGDAGQKIAEVAEQIGAHLVVVGHRPQGPLARWFGSVGSYLVKRLRCSVLVAQTEISDDEFEQLKPPMERAALR; encoded by the coding sequence ATGTATAGGAAGGTTCTTCTCGCCTATGACGGGTCAATCGAGGGTCGGCGCGCCTTGCGGGAGGGCGCAAAGCTCGCGCAGCTTTGCCGTTCCGAGGTCTTTCTGCTCGCGGTCGTCGAGATCTCGTCCATCATGACCCCCGAAGCTGGGCTTGCGATCCCGATCGAGCAGCAAGCCGACGATTACAAAGCGATCCTGAACGAAGGCTCGGAGCGGCTGAAGGCGTTGGGCTTCTCCCCGACTTCGCGGCTGGAAGTCGGAGATGCCGGGCAAAAGATTGCGGAAGTCGCCGAGCAAATCGGGGCCCACCTCGTCGTGGTCGGTCATCGTCCGCAAGGGCCGCTGGCGCGATGGTTCGGTTCGGTCGGCAGCTACCTGGTCAAGCGGCTCCGCTGCAGCGTGCTGGTCGCCCAGACCGAGATCAGCGACGACGAGTTCGAACAGCTGAAGCCGCCGATGGAAAGGGCGGCCTTGCGCTAG
- a CDS encoding LysR family transcriptional regulator, producing the protein MKLHDLHVLMAVVQAGSMSKAAALLNTTQPAISRSIAELERTIGVRLLERNPQGVEPTECGRALLDGGAAVFDDLRQAVKNIEFLADPTAGEVRIGCTPILAASFVSAVVDRLSRRYPRIVFHLVTAYLEPLRRELSERNVDLLIVRRFGPAADERLDFEFLFDDSYVVAAGAQNQWVRRRRIELAELASESWTLPPPKSVIGSIAIEAFRACGLDYPRTTVVTDSPEVRISLLATGRFVTIFPASILRFPTMRPEIKVLPVKLQMAQVQNVIVTLKNRALSPGARLFIDCARELAKPLAKRK; encoded by the coding sequence ATGAAGCTGCACGACCTCCATGTCCTGATGGCTGTCGTGCAGGCCGGCAGTATGAGCAAGGCGGCCGCACTCCTCAACACAACCCAACCTGCCATTTCCAGATCAATCGCGGAATTGGAACGTACCATCGGCGTGCGACTGCTTGAGCGCAACCCCCAGGGCGTCGAGCCGACCGAGTGCGGTCGCGCCTTGCTCGATGGCGGAGCGGCCGTATTCGATGACCTGCGCCAGGCGGTGAAGAACATCGAGTTTCTCGCTGATCCTACGGCCGGGGAAGTGCGGATCGGATGCACGCCCATTCTGGCCGCAAGCTTCGTTTCTGCCGTCGTTGATCGGCTATCCCGGCGCTATCCGCGCATCGTGTTTCACCTCGTGACCGCATATCTGGAGCCACTGCGCCGTGAATTGAGCGAGCGTAACGTCGATCTCTTGATCGTACGGAGATTCGGCCCCGCTGCAGACGAGCGACTGGACTTCGAATTTCTCTTTGATGACTCCTATGTCGTCGCGGCGGGCGCGCAAAATCAGTGGGTTCGGCGGCGCAGGATCGAGCTTGCTGAACTGGCGAGCGAATCGTGGACGCTGCCACCGCCGAAAAGCGTGATTGGGTCGATCGCAATAGAGGCTTTTCGCGCCTGCGGGCTCGATTATCCCCGCACGACTGTGGTTACCGATTCCCCCGAGGTGAGGATTAGTCTCCTGGCGACCGGGCGCTTTGTCACGATTTTCCCGGCTTCCATATTGAGATTTCCCACAATGCGCCCGGAGATCAAGGTCTTGCCCGTCAAACTGCAGATGGCCCAGGTGCAAAACGTAATCGTCACCCTCAAGAACCGCGCGCTCAGCCCCGGGGCGCGGCTTTTCATTGACTGCGCCCGCGAACTCGCAAAGCCGCTGGCGAAGCGAAAATGA
- a CDS encoding patatin-like phospholipase family protein, whose product MALIDGGREPVPGAFDRRMRDGLAAINAEIVDPVRVNAIFPGRALDAPEVADWLNRLEHAAPLVVYLGARESLAWARKAIRQADMVVFACRGDAPAGALTDVEAFACEVHPMSARRLVRVHDRRSSQVSGTAAWLARLPSFMHHHVALEDQVDIDSLIRFLSGRAIGFVAAGGGSFGTAHVGIYKAFRELGVMFDIFVGTSVGSAMAAGFAKNFEAEDLERGTHEIFVRSRSFRRPTWPRYALLDHKAFDRALADQYGRDCRIEDCWRPFAAVATNLSTHSLELIRSGPLWQAVRASSAIPGLLPPFYTAEGAMLVDGCVIDNVPLAPMHQLKSGPNLVVHFGEPAAEMFDVAYEALPGRIELFAAMLMPFRKKLLPAAPSAVNVLWRSLVAHQRYDTLPTAPLDLVMRPPCPPGIDVTDFDRHTEIFDASYLWARQAIAALEAEGNAAVAAILAAGKPATERPRHLVEFAGNALSS is encoded by the coding sequence GTGGCCCTGATCGACGGCGGACGCGAGCCGGTGCCAGGCGCCTTTGATCGTCGAATGCGTGATGGGCTCGCCGCTATCAATGCCGAGATCGTCGATCCCGTTCGTGTCAACGCCATATTTCCTGGGCGCGCGCTGGACGCGCCAGAGGTCGCTGACTGGCTTAACAGACTCGAACACGCCGCGCCGCTGGTGGTTTACCTCGGAGCTCGCGAATCGTTGGCATGGGCGCGCAAGGCTATCCGCCAGGCCGACATGGTTGTGTTCGCGTGCCGTGGAGATGCGCCCGCGGGAGCCTTGACGGACGTCGAAGCGTTCGCTTGCGAGGTTCATCCAATGTCGGCGCGCCGCCTCGTTCGCGTTCATGACCGACGGAGCAGTCAGGTCAGTGGCACCGCGGCCTGGCTTGCCCGGCTGCCCTCCTTCATGCATCACCATGTTGCTCTGGAAGATCAGGTTGATATCGACAGTCTGATCCGTTTTCTGTCCGGCCGCGCGATTGGATTCGTGGCCGCTGGCGGCGGTAGCTTTGGAACCGCACATGTAGGTATCTACAAAGCCTTTCGTGAGCTCGGCGTGATGTTCGATATCTTTGTCGGCACCAGTGTCGGCTCAGCCATGGCGGCGGGATTTGCCAAGAATTTCGAGGCCGAGGATCTTGAGCGCGGCACACACGAAATTTTCGTCAGAAGCCGCAGCTTCCGGCGGCCAACCTGGCCGCGCTACGCCCTGCTGGATCACAAGGCTTTCGATCGTGCACTCGCCGATCAATACGGCCGCGACTGCCGGATCGAGGATTGCTGGCGGCCTTTCGCGGCGGTCGCAACCAATCTTTCGACTCACAGTCTGGAATTGATCCGGTCCGGACCGCTGTGGCAGGCGGTGCGTGCATCGAGTGCAATTCCCGGACTGTTGCCGCCGTTCTATACGGCAGAAGGCGCGATGCTTGTCGATGGATGCGTGATCGATAATGTGCCGCTGGCGCCGATGCATCAACTAAAAAGCGGTCCCAATCTGGTCGTGCATTTCGGCGAGCCGGCGGCCGAGATGTTCGATGTCGCGTATGAGGCGCTGCCTGGACGGATCGAGCTCTTTGCAGCAATGCTGATGCCGTTCCGCAAGAAGCTGCTTCCCGCCGCACCGAGTGCGGTCAACGTGCTGTGGCGAAGTCTCGTCGCGCATCAGCGTTACGATACTCTGCCGACCGCGCCGCTCGATTTGGTCATGCGGCCACCCTGTCCGCCCGGAATCGATGTGACAGATTTCGACCGCCATACGGAGATTTTTGACGCGTCTTACCTGTGGGCTCGACAGGCCATCGCTGCGCTCGAAGCAGAGGGCAACGCGGCAGTCGCCGCCATCCTCGCCGCCGGCAAGCCGGCCACAGAACGACCTCGCCATCTCGTCGAATTCGCCGGCAACGCCCTATCCAGCTGA
- a CDS encoding isoprenylcysteine carboxylmethyltransferase family protein, which translates to MRGRATARAAIACEDAFFAHTAVIGAIDVGQRHADRRNGAIVFALALALVAWAITTMTRAGSNVPTRLPTTTIVETGPYRFTRNPIYLGMMLGLIGLAIAINSLWLLMTLVPFALVIRYGGVITREEAYLERKFGDVYRRCRARVRRWL; encoded by the coding sequence ATGAGGGGTCGCGCAACGGCGCGGGCTGCGATAGCCTGCGAGGATGCATTTTTTGCACATACTGCAGTTATTGGCGCTATTGACGTTGGCCAACGGCACGCCGATCGTCGCAACGGCGCGATAGTATTTGCCCTTGCACTGGCGCTGGTCGCGTGGGCGATCACAACCATGACCCGGGCCGGCTCGAACGTGCCCACCCGCCTGCCGACCACGACAATCGTGGAGACTGGCCCCTACCGCTTCACGCGCAACCCCATCTACCTCGGCATGATGCTGGGGCTCATCGGCTTGGCCATTGCCATCAACAGCCTCTGGCTGTTGATGACGCTGGTGCCCTTCGCCCTTGTCATCCGCTACGGTGGTGTGATCACCCGCGAGGAAGCCTATCTCGAGCGCAAGTTCGGGGACGTCTATCGCCGCTGCCGCGCGCGGGTACGGCGCTGGCTGTAG
- a CDS encoding metallophosphoesterase encodes MDEDVLRKLAERLGPLHAKQRLGIETDSEAQIFGQSLFLLHIGNWYPVPSVIRNTLKLTGLYWRGRRNTESILIKRNDVMFKNLPPLFDGFTILHISDMHVDMNEGAMRRLIELIGGMRYDLCVLTGDYRGKSFGPFAATLEGVARVRAHLKEPVYGVLGDHDTIQMVPGLEAMGIRMLLNECAIIVRGDQQIYLAGIDDARHYRVDNIEKAALQIPHGEFSILLSHTPEVYRQAAHADFNLLLSGHTHGGQICLPGSIPIILEAVLPRRMGAGAWQYHGMSGYTSVGAGSSVVPVRFNCSPEITLHCLRRG; translated from the coding sequence ATGGACGAAGATGTCTTGCGCAAACTGGCAGAACGTCTCGGACCGCTCCACGCGAAACAGCGACTGGGCATCGAGACCGACTCCGAGGCGCAAATCTTCGGCCAAAGCCTCTTCCTCCTTCACATCGGGAATTGGTATCCGGTCCCTTCTGTCATTCGAAATACCCTGAAGCTGACCGGTCTCTACTGGCGCGGACGCCGGAATACAGAAAGCATTCTCATCAAGCGCAACGACGTTATGTTCAAGAACTTACCGCCGCTTTTTGACGGCTTCACTATATTACACATCAGCGACATGCATGTGGATATGAATGAGGGTGCGATGCGGCGCCTGATCGAACTTATCGGCGGCATGCGTTATGATCTATGTGTTCTAACCGGCGACTATCGGGGGAAATCTTTTGGACCGTTCGCGGCAACCCTGGAGGGCGTCGCACGAGTGCGAGCTCATCTAAAGGAGCCCGTTTATGGGGTGCTTGGCGATCACGATACCATCCAGATGGTTCCGGGGCTGGAAGCGATGGGAATACGGATGCTGCTCAACGAGTGCGCGATCATCGTGCGCGGTGATCAACAGATCTATCTAGCCGGAATCGATGATGCGCGCCACTATAGGGTCGATAACATCGAAAAAGCTGCGTTGCAGATACCGCATGGCGAGTTCTCCATCCTGTTGTCGCACACACCGGAAGTCTATCGCCAGGCGGCTCATGCCGATTTTAATCTGCTGCTGAGCGGACATACGCACGGTGGGCAGATCTGTCTGCCAGGCTCTATTCCGATCATACTTGAAGCAGTATTGCCGCGACGAATGGGGGCGGGAGCCTGGCAGTATCACGGCATGAGCGGCTACACCTCGGTAGGTGCAGGATCGAGCGTCGTTCCTGTGCGCTTCAACTGTTCACCGGAAATCACCCTGCATTGCCTTCGGCGCGGCTGA